In the Drosophila biarmipes strain raj3 chromosome X, RU_DBia_V1.1, whole genome shotgun sequence genome, one interval contains:
- the LOC108023637 gene encoding NADH dehydrogenase [ubiquinone] 1 alpha subcomplex subunit 13 encodes MATAVPHCPPKQDLPPPGGYKKIPFARVPPKSYFTGFTMIGSYVAVTAVGLGIYYLTAKKVKRDEIEMRSAQNVIFPILVAERDREFLRQLRRNRDEEAELMKDVPGWEVGTWYGEPVFKTLPEDTLVTPIFKEFYAHSDWKSYAKRAHLKLWS; translated from the exons ATGGCGACGGCCGTGCCGCATTGCCCCCCGAAACAGGACCTGCCCCCGCCGGGCGGCTACAAGAAGATCCCCTTTGCCCGCGTGCCGCCCAAGAGCTACTTCACAG GCTTCACCATGATCGGCAGCTATGTGGCCGTGACGGCCGTCGGCCTGGGCATCTACTACTTGACCGCCAAGAAGGTGAAGCGCGACGAGATCGAGATGCGCTCCGCCCAGAACGTGATCTTCCCCATTCTGGTGGCCGAGCGGGACCGCGAGTTCCTGCGCCAGCTGCGCCGCAACCGGGACGAGGAGGCCGAGCTGATGAAGGACGTGCCCGGCTGGGAGGTGGGCACCTGGTACGGCGAGCCCGTATTCAAGACCCTGCCCGAGGACACCCTGGTGACGCCCATCTTCAAGGAGTTCTACGCCCACTCCGACTGGAAGTCGTACGCCAAGCGTGCCCACCTGAAGCTCTGGTCCTAA
- the LOC108023636 gene encoding zinc finger protein 37 yields MNAKRVKYATVKEEIVPVVIQHDPEVEEEEHEEHGVGEEEEGHELHHEHEDDVQEAQYTYAYATADDDDTEHAVVTLSDREHEALANAQEVIIDENGHAVTLQQLVENSTVEEVETIEQGDGTHTILHIVPNMHDDDVEDAEEDEELEEGEELEHDDEIVTVEHEEGEVDEDDDEVGSIVFEGTIDQAEQDPHSRNKTFYCPNCGNCYSAAGSLKLHMRACLRQRNEVSAEDRKCKVCSKVFNSVAYLKEHMMRHTGEQPYRCTRCYRKFVDEGKYTAHMESHKHQDKLEAEAVALAAQHGGKKVVVKEFECAFCSQNFTVVFDVGQVKRRYACDACREKYSNAEALRQHKQQVEEKREFSCERCGRKFVFEGFLQRHLPTCDGSIKRRRDMK; encoded by the coding sequence ATGAATGCCAAGCGCGTCAAGTACGCCACGGTGAAGGAGGAGATCGTGCCCGTGGTCATCCAGCACGATCCcgaggtggaggaggaggagcacgaGGAGCACGGCGtgggcgaggaggaggagggccACGAGCTGCACCACGAGCACGAGGACGACGTCCAGGAGGCCCAGTACACCTACGCCTACGCCACCGCCGACGACGATGACACCGAGCATGCGGTGGTGACCCTCAGCGACCGCGAGCACGAGGCCCTGGCCAATGCCCAGGAGGTCATCATCGATGAGAACGGCCACGCCGTGACCCTGCAGCAGCTGGTCGAGAACAGCACCGTCGAGGAGGTGGAGACCATCGAGCAGGGCGACGGCACCCACACCATCCTGCACATCGTGCCCAATATGCACGACGACGACGTCGAGGACgccgaggaggacgaggagctggaggagggcGAGGAGCTGGAACATGACGACGAGATCGTGACCGTGGAGCACGAGGAGGGCGAGGtggacgaggacgacgacgaggtCGGCTCCATCGTTTTCGAGGGCACCATCGACCAGGCCGAGCAGGATCCGCACTCCCGCAACAAGACCTTCTATTGCCCCAACTGCGGCAACTGCTACAGCGCCGCCGGCTCCCTGAAGCTCCACATGCGCGCCTGCCTGCGCCAGCGCAACGAGGTCTCCGCCGAGGACCGCAAGTGCAAGGTCTGCAGCAAGGTCTTCAACTCGGTGGCCTACCTCAAGGAGCACATGATGCGCCACACGGGCGAGCAGCCCTACCGCTGCACCCGCTGCTACCGCAAGTTCGTCGACGAGGGCAAGTACACCGCCCACATGGAGTCGCACAAGCACCAGGACAAGCTGGAGGCCGAGGCGGTGGCCCTGGCCGCCCAGCATGGAGGCAAGAAGGTGGTGGTGAAGGAGTTCGAGTGCGCCTTCTGCTCGCAGAACTTCACCGTGGTCTTCGATGTGGGCCAGGTGAAGCGGCGGTACGCGTGCGACGCCTGCCGCGAGAAGTACTCCAACGCGGAGGCCCTGCGCCAGCACAAACAGCAGGTGGAGGAGAAGCGCGAGTTCAGCTGCGAGCGCTGCGGCCGCAAGTTCGTCTTCGAGGGCTTCCTGCAGCGCCACCTGCCCACCTGCGATGGCAGCATCAAGCGGCGCCGCGACATGAAGTAG